A single Xylella taiwanensis DNA region contains:
- the gloA gene encoding lactoylglutathione lyase, with amino-acid sequence MHPKNFQDQLKTMPQPANETRGFVFNHTMLRVKNITTSLDFYTRILGFRLIDTRHFPEAQFSLYFLALLPDTVHVSDNDTQRRLWMSSIPGVLELTHNHGTETQQGQIYHDGNSDPRGFGHICISVPHLHNACARFDALQVPYQKRLTDGRMQDIAFIKDPDGYWIEIISNTPLP; translated from the coding sequence ATGCACCCCAAAAACTTCCAAGATCAGCTCAAGACCATGCCACAACCGGCGAACGAAACTCGAGGCTTCGTGTTCAACCACACCATGCTGCGAGTCAAAAACATCACCACATCTCTCGATTTCTATACTCGTATCCTCGGCTTCCGCCTGATCGATACACGCCATTTCCCCGAAGCACAGTTCAGCCTGTACTTCCTTGCACTGTTACCAGATACGGTACACGTCTCTGACAATGACACCCAACGCCGACTATGGATGTCCAGTATTCCTGGGGTACTTGAATTGACCCACAACCACGGCACCGAAACCCAACAAGGCCAGATCTACCACGACGGTAACAGCGATCCGCGCGGCTTCGGCCACATCTGCATTTCTGTGCCACATCTCCACAACGCCTGCGCCCGTTTCGATGCGCTGCAAGTGCCTTATCAAAAACGCCTGACCGATGGCCGTATGCAAGACATCGCCTTCATCAAAGATCCGGATGGCTACTGGATAGAAATCATCTCCAACACACCACTGCCATAA
- a CDS encoding cation:proton antiporter codes for MTLPMNRELIYLILIFALLVIPRALQRFKIPAPLTCLLFGVGTMLVMGGRPHDDVIVLLSTLGISSLFLFAGLEVDLQALRRGLWPLVAHLLIYSVVLFCLGWLVWRYVGLTWQVAGLLALALLTPSPGFIIDSIGRLGLNEHERFWVVNKAIASELLALTVLFFVLQASDPWQMALSSGVLAVLLVGLPLLFVALDRWVVPQAPGSEFSLLVMVGMIAAYATYKIGVYYLVGAFITGLIARLLHQRMPHLASEENLNAVRLFASFFVPFYFFRAGTNVSPDALSFEALGLGILITMVVLPLRIAVIWVQRRVMFGEDFRSSLRVSLALVPTLIFTLVLAGILRDRFAIPEVLFGALLLYAAFTTLLPSLIFRVLPTPIEPSQSGDQPPRAAWPSSGMGG; via the coding sequence ATGACGTTACCGATGAACCGTGAATTGATCTATTTAATCTTGATTTTTGCCCTGTTGGTGATCCCGCGTGCATTGCAGCGCTTTAAGATTCCTGCGCCGCTGACGTGCCTGTTGTTTGGAGTTGGCACGATGCTGGTCATGGGGGGGCGGCCACATGATGATGTGATCGTCCTGCTGAGTACACTGGGGATTTCTTCGTTGTTTTTGTTTGCCGGGTTGGAGGTGGATCTGCAGGCATTGCGGCGCGGGCTATGGCCGTTGGTGGCGCATTTGCTGATTTATAGCGTGGTGCTGTTCTGTTTGGGCTGGTTGGTGTGGCGCTACGTGGGGTTGACCTGGCAGGTCGCTGGGTTGCTGGCGTTAGCGCTGTTGACCCCATCGCCTGGTTTTATCATCGATTCAATCGGGCGTTTGGGCTTGAACGAGCACGAGCGTTTCTGGGTGGTGAACAAGGCCATTGCCAGCGAGCTGCTGGCTTTGACAGTGTTGTTCTTCGTTCTGCAGGCCTCCGACCCATGGCAAATGGCGTTGTCCAGCGGTGTGTTGGCGGTGTTGTTGGTTGGTTTGCCGTTGTTGTTTGTGGCTTTGGATCGCTGGGTGGTGCCGCAAGCGCCAGGCTCGGAGTTTTCGTTGCTGGTCATGGTTGGCATGATCGCGGCTTATGCAACCTACAAAATTGGTGTTTATTACTTGGTGGGTGCATTCATTACTGGGTTGATTGCGCGTTTGCTGCATCAGCGTATGCCGCATTTGGCTTCGGAGGAAAATTTGAATGCGGTGCGCCTGTTTGCTTCATTCTTCGTACCATTCTATTTTTTCAGGGCCGGCACCAATGTGTCGCCCGATGCACTGAGTTTTGAGGCATTGGGGCTGGGTATCTTGATCACAATGGTGGTGTTACCGCTGCGTATTGCGGTGATCTGGGTGCAACGGCGCGTCATGTTCGGTGAGGACTTCCGCTCCAGTTTACGAGTGTCTTTGGCATTGGTACCGACACTGATCTTTACATTGGTATTAGCTGGTATTTTGCGTGATCGTTTTGCGATTCCAGAGGTATTGTTTGGGGCGTTGCTGTTGTATGCAGCGTTTACGACATTGTTGCCATCGTTGATTTTCCGCGTGTTGCCGACGCCAATTGAGCCTTCACAGTCTGGGGATCAGCCGCCGCGGGCGGCATGGCCGTCATCCGGTATGGGGGGTTGA
- a CDS encoding class I SAM-dependent methyltransferase has product MDIIDMDGQGECERRDAALPDFTACSTAAAFDPALPFQVQRTFDSVAAKEDGSCGHNVLIQRMRASLREAVAVELSVGARLIDLGCGTGLDAQAFAQHGYRVLATDGSAAMVARTRQRAQEAGLDARLRAVAVGIEHIDQLRGEFDGIYSNFGSLNHSANLPAVAVECARLLRSDGCLVFAVIGRICPWEMSDATLRGRLMRAGMRLACGATAMHVNANTLWIRRYLPREFYQAFAAYFSLEYYRPLSVFLPPPYLVDVYQHYPVLGKSLGWLDDRIGTWPLLRDMGDYFLIVMRKRSTSCYV; this is encoded by the coding sequence ATGGACATCATCGACATGGATGGACAGGGTGAATGTGAGCGCCGCGATGCAGCGTTGCCAGATTTCACCGCGTGCAGTACGGCTGCGGCGTTCGATCCGGCATTGCCATTCCAGGTTCAGCGTACTTTTGACAGTGTGGCGGCCAAGGAGGATGGGTCGTGCGGTCACAATGTGCTGATCCAGCGCATGCGTGCCTCACTGAGGGAGGCTGTTGCTGTTGAGTTGTCAGTCGGCGCACGCCTCATTGACTTGGGGTGTGGTACCGGTTTGGATGCACAGGCGTTTGCACAACACGGTTATCGCGTGTTGGCGACCGATGGGTCTGCTGCGATGGTCGCACGCACCCGCCAGCGTGCGCAGGAAGCCGGTTTAGACGCTCGGTTACGCGCCGTCGCTGTCGGGATTGAGCATATCGACCAGCTGCGTGGCGAGTTCGATGGTATCTATTCCAATTTCGGATCGCTGAACCATAGTGCGAATTTGCCGGCGGTTGCTGTCGAATGTGCACGTTTGTTGCGCAGCGATGGTTGTCTGGTGTTTGCGGTGATCGGCCGTATTTGCCCCTGGGAGATGAGCGACGCTACGCTGCGTGGTCGTCTCATGCGTGCCGGTATGCGTCTTGCGTGCGGTGCGACGGCGATGCATGTGAACGCTAATACGCTCTGGATTCGGCGGTATCTGCCGCGTGAGTTTTATCAGGCGTTCGCGGCTTATTTCTCCTTGGAGTATTACCGTCCACTGAGTGTGTTTTTGCCGCCTCCTTATTTAGTGGATGTGTACCAGCACTATCCCGTTTTGGGTAAGTCCTTGGGGTGGTTGGATGATCGGATTGGCACGTGGCCATTGCTGCGCGATATGGGCGATTACTTTCTCATCGTGATGCGTAAGCGTTCGACGTCTTGCTATGTTTGA
- a CDS encoding type II toxin-antitoxin system MqsR family toxin — MQADSSQRITGSGEVNATTSAFNGATELGIDNMTRIRTVILALSTANIYKCIPRHADHHVAQDVYRKRQPPRIRCT; from the coding sequence ATGCAAGCTGACAGCTCTCAAAGGATTACCGGAAGTGGTGAAGTAAACGCTACAACAAGCGCCTTCAATGGAGCCACTGAGCTCGGTATCGACAACATGACGAGGATACGTACTGTTATCTTGGCGCTTAGCACTGCTAACATTTACAAGTGCATACCACGCCATGCAGACCATCATGTTGCACAGGACGTATACCGTAAAAGACAGCCACCAAGGATCAGATGTACCTGA
- a CDS encoding RNA polymerase sigma factor produces the protein MTTTPLDDVTDRMLLRRMTSGDRDALATLYRSYHGRLCRFLSRVTRRPDVIEETINDCFWIVWQKASDFRGDSRVSTWIMGIAYRCTLKTLRQHGPLPVEDEVFKESLSASVDPDEDRELRDWLGKGLARLSPDQRLVVELVYGLGHKLEEAAVIMQCPLGTIKARLFHARIKLRNILPPLAGHRYTFKENAS, from the coding sequence ATGACCACAACTCCCCTGGATGACGTGACCGATCGCATGTTGCTCCGGCGCATGACGTCTGGCGATCGTGACGCACTGGCCACGCTTTATCGCAGCTACCACGGTCGGCTTTGCCGCTTCCTATCGCGCGTGACCCGGCGCCCGGATGTCATCGAAGAAACGATCAATGACTGTTTCTGGATCGTTTGGCAGAAAGCCAGTGACTTTCGCGGCGACTCACGGGTCTCAACTTGGATCATGGGCATCGCGTACCGCTGCACTTTGAAAACGCTACGTCAGCATGGCCCTCTTCCTGTCGAGGACGAGGTCTTTAAAGAATCGCTCAGCGCCAGCGTCGATCCGGACGAAGATCGAGAACTGCGTGACTGGCTCGGCAAGGGCTTGGCACGGCTATCACCAGACCAACGCTTGGTGGTTGAACTGGTATACGGGCTAGGACACAAACTTGAAGAAGCAGCCGTCATCATGCAGTGCCCGTTGGGCACGATCAAAGCCCGGCTGTTCCACGCACGTATCAAACTACGCAACATACTGCCACCACTGGCAGGACATAGGTACACCTTCAAGGAGAATGCGTCATGA
- a CDS encoding S8 family serine peptidase, whose translation MKFTFACVLTVLLALSACVHQMPLSASAEHVPTADTMPDSANLDSQRDIILAVANPVTSPSRHAASNLIGYSGAVRYGVGQYAAATIDALKQHYGLHELAAWPINTLRLYCAVLEPSPGISRTHLLETLAADKRVVLAQPLQDFSVYATDKHTSTTAKAATAGVHYNDPYVDLQHGFVGTDAAIAQMDTQGQGMNIAIVDTNVDTSHPELQGRIREIHNMVGATPTAIAPGAHGTEIAGIIAANGNNYQGFVGMAPKAMLSVYTSCWYPPMPQATAHCNSFTLAKALAAIHDSSARIINLSLGGPADPLLYKMLSQLLSENRIVLAAMPPNGHMDGFPSNTPGVIVVRSSNSTPAPPGVISAPGNDILTTQPKGGYDFVSGSSMAAAHVSGIVALLMSLSPHLSTHALQDLLLRTSRVSDGMLQVNAAAAINAIAPSKNARSSPTVK comes from the coding sequence ATGAAATTCACCTTCGCCTGTGTCCTGACCGTCCTGCTCGCCCTAAGCGCTTGCGTGCATCAGATGCCATTATCCGCATCGGCGGAACATGTTCCAACAGCAGACACCATGCCGGACAGTGCCAACCTGGACAGTCAGCGCGACATCATTCTGGCGGTGGCTAATCCAGTGACATCGCCATCACGGCACGCCGCGTCCAACCTGATAGGTTACAGCGGCGCGGTACGTTATGGTGTTGGACAGTACGCCGCCGCCACCATAGACGCACTGAAGCAACACTATGGTCTTCATGAACTCGCCGCATGGCCGATCAACACATTGAGACTGTACTGTGCGGTACTGGAACCGTCACCAGGCATCTCCCGCACACACCTTCTGGAAACCTTGGCGGCGGACAAGCGAGTGGTGCTGGCACAGCCACTACAAGATTTTTCGGTGTACGCCACAGATAAACACACGTCCACGACAGCGAAGGCTGCCACAGCAGGAGTGCATTACAACGACCCCTACGTGGACCTGCAACACGGTTTTGTCGGCACAGATGCAGCCATCGCACAGATGGATACCCAGGGTCAGGGCATGAACATCGCTATCGTCGACACCAATGTGGACACCTCACATCCAGAACTACAAGGTCGCATCCGCGAGATCCACAACATGGTTGGTGCCACGCCAACCGCCATAGCACCCGGGGCTCACGGCACTGAAATCGCAGGCATCATTGCGGCCAACGGCAACAACTACCAAGGGTTCGTCGGCATGGCACCCAAGGCCATGCTCAGTGTGTACACATCCTGCTGGTATCCGCCAATGCCACAAGCAACAGCGCACTGTAATTCATTCACTCTGGCCAAGGCGTTAGCCGCCATCCACGACAGTTCCGCGCGCATTATCAACCTCAGTCTCGGCGGTCCGGCCGATCCACTGTTATACAAGATGCTCAGCCAATTGCTGAGCGAAAATCGTATTGTGCTCGCCGCAATGCCTCCGAACGGGCACATGGACGGTTTCCCAAGCAATACTCCGGGCGTGATCGTGGTCCGCAGCAGCAACAGCACCCCAGCACCACCGGGCGTCATCAGTGCGCCGGGCAATGACATCCTGACCACCCAACCCAAAGGCGGTTACGACTTTGTCTCCGGTTCTTCGATGGCCGCAGCGCATGTCAGCGGCATTGTTGCGCTGCTGATGTCACTGTCGCCACATCTGAGCACGCACGCACTCCAAGACCTGCTGCTACGTACCAGCCGCGTCTCCGACGGTATGCTACAAGTCAATGCCGCAGCAGCCATTAACGCCATCGCTCCCTCAAAGAACGCACGCTCATCCCCAACGGTCAAGTAA
- a CDS encoding single-stranded DNA-binding protein → MARGINKVILVGNLGNDPDTKYTQGGMTVTTISLATTSVRKDRDGNTQERTEWHRVKFFGKLGDIAGEYLRKGSQCYIEGSIRYDKFTGQDGQERYITEIVADEMQMLGGRGDGGGGMGSERPPRQASQRQEYAPRRQPPPSPQSAPPPIDDFADDDIPF, encoded by the coding sequence ATGGCCCGTGGCATCAACAAAGTGATCCTCGTCGGTAACCTCGGTAATGATCCGGATACCAAATACACCCAAGGTGGTATGACGGTCACCACCATCAGCTTGGCGACAACCAGTGTGCGCAAGGATAGGGATGGCAATACCCAGGAACGGACCGAGTGGCACCGGGTCAAGTTTTTCGGAAAACTTGGCGACATTGCCGGGGAATATCTGCGTAAGGGGTCGCAGTGCTATATCGAGGGTAGCATTCGGTACGACAAGTTCACTGGCCAGGACGGCCAGGAGCGCTACATCACCGAGATCGTTGCTGACGAGATGCAAATGCTGGGTGGCCGTGGTGATGGTGGTGGGGGCATGGGCAGTGAGCGCCCGCCGCGCCAAGCATCCCAGCGTCAGGAGTACGCCCCACGTCGTCAGCCACCGCCGTCGCCGCAATCTGCGCCACCGCCGATAGACGATTTCGCTGACGACGATATTCCTTTTTGA
- a CDS encoding polyprenyl synthetase family protein, with translation MSIATTLRTALNLPQIQSFAAPDMAAIDALIRDRLASDIVLINQIADHIISAGGKRLRPMLVMLAGHAIGDTGPHHHQLAVIIEFIHTATLLHDDVVDESELRRGRSTANALWGNAPSILVGDFLYSRSFQLMAELANLDVMQILAETTNRISEGEVLQLLHVHNPDTDEITYLHVVERKTAVLFAAAARLGALASHADTDTQARLYKYGLQLGYAFQITDDVLDYTADDRYLGKHLGDDLAEGKATLPVIHAMTHSDAVTRERLRMIISKGDNNAMPEILSAIRATGSLDYSRQRAGAYADAAERALDGLPETTGVAALRGLARYAIERTY, from the coding sequence ATGAGCATTGCCACCACTCTCCGTACTGCCTTGAACCTTCCCCAGATTCAATCCTTCGCAGCACCAGACATGGCTGCAATTGATGCGCTGATCCGCGACCGCCTTGCCTCGGACATTGTCCTGATCAACCAAATCGCCGATCACATTATCTCTGCAGGTGGCAAACGCCTACGTCCGATGTTGGTGATGTTGGCCGGCCACGCCATCGGCGACACAGGTCCTCACCACCATCAGCTGGCAGTCATCATTGAATTCATCCACACCGCCACCCTGCTGCATGACGACGTCGTTGACGAATCAGAACTACGCCGCGGTCGCAGTACCGCAAACGCACTGTGGGGCAACGCACCAAGCATTTTGGTTGGGGATTTTCTATATTCGCGCAGCTTCCAACTGATGGCCGAGTTGGCCAACCTGGACGTGATGCAGATATTGGCTGAAACCACCAACCGCATCTCCGAAGGGGAGGTGCTGCAGTTGTTGCATGTACACAACCCGGATACCGACGAAATCACCTACCTACACGTGGTTGAACGCAAGACCGCGGTATTGTTCGCTGCCGCAGCACGGCTCGGAGCACTCGCATCCCATGCCGATACGGATACGCAGGCACGACTTTACAAATACGGCTTGCAATTAGGCTACGCATTTCAAATCACCGACGATGTGCTCGACTACACCGCCGACGATCGCTATCTGGGTAAGCATCTCGGTGACGACCTTGCCGAGGGCAAAGCCACATTGCCAGTGATCCATGCGATGACACACTCAGACGCAGTCACACGCGAACGTTTACGCATGATCATCAGCAAAGGTGATAACAATGCAATGCCAGAGATACTGAGCGCAATCCGCGCCACTGGCAGTTTAGACTACAGTCGGCAACGCGCCGGTGCATATGCCGACGCCGCCGAACGCGCGCTGGACGGCCTACCCGAGACCACTGGAGTTGCCGCGTTACGCGGCTTGGCCCGCTACGCCATCGAACGGACCTACTGA
- the cyoA gene encoding ubiquinol oxidase subunit II, with amino-acid sequence MISSKQTGQLLHLGLLLPLLLMLTGCDWAILNPKGQIGQDQKTLLITAVVLMLLVVLPVIVMTFTFAWKYRASNTKARYEPEWAHSTAIEVVVWSIPCLIILVLAVLTWRSSHALDPYKPLQSDVKPLTIEVVAMDWKWGMIYPQQDIATVNEIAIPVNTPVNFKITSDTVMNSFFIPQLGSQIYAMAGMQTKLHLIANETGTFRGISANYSGHGFSKMNFVVHVLPDQAAFDAWVAKVKTSPRRLQQDEYQALADDRNDKSNYPVTYYSSVENGLFKSLLDKHMMGHGHHADGEDKPPLSMEDPMAMRTSGDK; translated from the coding sequence ATGATTTCCTCGAAACAGACGGGACAGTTACTCCACCTAGGGCTGCTGTTGCCGCTCCTACTGATGCTGACGGGTTGCGACTGGGCCATCCTGAACCCCAAGGGCCAGATTGGCCAGGACCAAAAGACGCTGCTGATAACGGCCGTAGTACTGATGCTACTGGTCGTCCTCCCAGTGATCGTGATGACCTTCACCTTCGCCTGGAAATACCGCGCTTCCAATACCAAAGCGCGCTACGAACCCGAATGGGCACACTCCACGGCAATCGAGGTGGTGGTGTGGTCGATTCCATGCTTGATCATCCTGGTACTGGCCGTACTGACCTGGCGCTCCTCGCATGCACTGGATCCCTACAAACCACTGCAATCCGATGTTAAGCCGCTCACCATCGAAGTCGTGGCGATGGATTGGAAGTGGGGGATGATCTATCCGCAGCAGGATATCGCCACGGTCAATGAGATCGCGATTCCAGTCAACACCCCTGTGAATTTCAAAATTACCTCCGATACGGTGATGAACTCGTTTTTCATCCCGCAATTGGGTTCACAGATTTACGCGATGGCCGGCATGCAAACCAAGCTGCATCTCATCGCCAATGAAACAGGAACATTCCGCGGCATCTCCGCCAACTACAGTGGCCACGGTTTCTCTAAAATGAACTTTGTGGTCCATGTGCTCCCCGACCAGGCCGCATTCGACGCCTGGGTGGCCAAGGTCAAAACCTCGCCGCGACGGCTGCAGCAGGACGAATACCAAGCACTGGCAGACGATCGCAACGACAAAAGCAATTATCCGGTCACCTACTACTCGTCAGTAGAGAACGGCCTGTTCAAGTCACTGCTCGATAAACACATGATGGGCCATGGCCACCATGCCGACGGTGAGGATAAACCACCGTTATCGATGGAAGATCCGATGGCCATGCGCACTTCTGGAGACAAATAA
- the cyoB gene encoding cytochrome o ubiquinol oxidase subunit I, which translates to MLGKLSWEAIPHDPIILTAVGGGSLAILAVMGAITYFKKWGYLWHEWLTSVDHKKIGVMYIVVALVMLLRGFADAIFMRTQLAIAHSGHEGIFPPHHYDQIFTAHGVIMIFFMAMPFMTGLLNLIVPLQIGARDVAYPFLNSLSFWLFVAGAALINISLAVGEFAQTGWLAYPPLSGLEYSPGVGVDYYIWALQISGLGTLLTGINFLVTIMRMRAPGMTLMRMPVFTWTALITNILIIAAFPVLTVTLALLGADRYLGTHFFTNDGGGNAMMYVNLIWIWGHPEVYILVLPAFGIFSELVATYCRKKLFGYTSMVYATAAIGVLSFIVWLHHFFTMGSGANVNAFFGITTMIISIPTGVKMFNWLFTMFRGRVHFSAPIYWTIGFMITFSIGGMTGVMLAIPAVDFVLHNSLFLIAHFHNTIIGGVVFGYLAGLTYWFPKAFGFKLNEALGKASFACWIVGFFIAFMPLYALGFMGMTRRLNSYNNPQWEPWLLVALGGAVIIGIGIFLNLLQLGYSVWTHKQNRDLTGDPWDGRTLEWSTSSPPPFYNFAHVPHVDSLDQFWEDKRRGKAWIKPDKYEDIHMPRNTAAGFWIGAFSIVLGFGLTWHIWWMAMIGLLGMIGSFLARTFDNDIDYWVPAAEVARIENERFALLETQQTAHAAKAV; encoded by the coding sequence ATGTTAGGCAAGCTTTCATGGGAGGCGATCCCACACGATCCAATCATTTTGACTGCAGTCGGGGGGGGCAGCCTCGCCATCCTGGCCGTGATGGGTGCGATCACCTATTTCAAAAAATGGGGCTACTTGTGGCACGAATGGCTGACCTCGGTCGACCACAAAAAAATCGGTGTGATGTATATCGTGGTGGCGCTGGTGATGTTGTTGCGCGGCTTCGCCGACGCGATATTCATGCGTACCCAGTTGGCCATCGCACATAGCGGTCATGAAGGTATTTTTCCACCGCACCACTACGACCAGATATTTACCGCACACGGCGTGATCATGATCTTCTTCATGGCCATGCCATTTATGACCGGCCTCCTCAATCTGATCGTACCGCTGCAAATTGGTGCACGCGACGTCGCCTACCCGTTTCTTAACTCTCTCAGCTTCTGGCTGTTTGTAGCCGGCGCCGCACTCATCAACATTTCACTGGCAGTCGGTGAATTTGCACAGACGGGCTGGCTGGCTTATCCGCCACTGTCAGGATTGGAATATAGCCCTGGCGTTGGCGTGGACTACTACATCTGGGCGCTGCAAATTTCCGGGTTGGGTACTTTGCTGACCGGCATCAATTTCCTGGTCACCATCATGAGGATGCGCGCTCCAGGTATGACGCTGATGCGTATGCCGGTCTTTACCTGGACCGCACTCATCACGAACATCCTGATTATTGCCGCATTCCCGGTGTTGACCGTCACGTTGGCATTATTGGGTGCTGACCGTTACCTCGGTACACACTTTTTCACCAACGACGGCGGCGGCAACGCCATGATGTATGTCAACCTGATCTGGATCTGGGGCCACCCCGAGGTGTACATCCTGGTCCTGCCAGCATTCGGCATCTTCTCCGAATTGGTCGCCACCTACTGCCGCAAGAAGCTGTTTGGCTACACTTCAATGGTCTACGCAACCGCAGCCATCGGCGTGTTGTCATTTATTGTCTGGCTTCACCACTTTTTTACGATGGGTTCTGGCGCGAACGTCAATGCCTTCTTCGGCATCACGACGATGATCATCTCGATTCCAACCGGCGTGAAGATGTTCAATTGGCTGTTCACGATGTTTCGTGGCCGGGTGCACTTCAGTGCGCCAATCTACTGGACCATTGGTTTCATGATCACCTTCAGCATCGGTGGTATGACAGGTGTCATGTTGGCCATCCCGGCGGTGGACTTCGTGCTGCATAACAGCCTGTTCTTGATTGCGCATTTCCATAACACCATCATCGGCGGTGTCGTGTTCGGTTACTTGGCCGGACTGACGTATTGGTTCCCGAAAGCATTTGGCTTCAAACTCAACGAAGCACTGGGCAAGGCATCTTTTGCCTGCTGGATCGTCGGTTTCTTCATCGCTTTCATGCCGCTCTATGCACTCGGTTTCATGGGCATGACCCGTCGTCTGAACAGCTACAACAACCCGCAGTGGGAGCCTTGGCTGCTGGTGGCGCTTGGCGGTGCCGTGATTATCGGTATCGGTATTTTCTTGAATCTGCTGCAACTCGGTTACAGCGTCTGGACGCACAAGCAGAACCGTGACTTGACCGGCGACCCATGGGACGGACGCACGTTGGAGTGGTCAACCTCCTCGCCACCGCCGTTCTACAACTTTGCCCACGTGCCCCATGTGGACAGCCTGGATCAGTTCTGGGAAGACAAACGACGTGGCAAAGCCTGGATAAAACCAGACAAATACGAGGATATCCACATGCCACGCAACACCGCAGCGGGCTTCTGGATAGGTGCCTTCAGCATCGTGCTGGGCTTCGGTCTGACTTGGCATATCTGGTGGATGGCGATGATCGGTCTACTTGGCATGATCGGCAGCTTCCTTGCCCGCACATTCGATAACGACATCGATTACTGGGTGCCTGCTGCGGAAGTTGCGCGTATCGAGAACGAACGCTTCGCCCTGCTGGAAACACAACAGACAGCACACGCTGCGAAGGCTGTATAA
- the cyoC gene encoding cytochrome o ubiquinol oxidase subunit III — MTMTMSTKIDTHRAVHAGHHSDHAHHDSGGNTVFGFWVYLMSDCLIFAGLFATYAVLVGATVDGPTAKELFDLKFVLVETFLLLFSSLTFGLAMIAAHKRHMPALYGWLMITALFGLGFLGMELYEFHHLIQEGAGPGRSAFLSAFFTLVGTHGLHVATGLLWMLVLVIQIVKNGLTARNSTRLACLSLFWHFLDIIWIGVFTIVYLLGAL; from the coding sequence ATAACGATGACCATGTCCACAAAGATCGATACACATCGCGCCGTTCACGCAGGTCATCACAGCGATCACGCGCACCACGACAGTGGAGGCAACACCGTCTTCGGGTTTTGGGTATACCTGATGAGCGACTGCCTCATCTTTGCCGGCTTGTTCGCCACCTACGCGGTGCTGGTCGGTGCAACGGTGGATGGGCCGACAGCCAAAGAACTGTTCGATCTGAAGTTCGTGCTGGTGGAAACCTTCCTGCTGCTGTTCAGCAGCCTGACATTCGGCTTGGCCATGATCGCGGCGCATAAACGCCACATGCCTGCGCTATATGGCTGGCTCATGATCACAGCCCTGTTCGGCCTTGGCTTCCTCGGCATGGAACTCTATGAGTTTCACCATCTGATCCAAGAGGGAGCAGGCCCAGGACGCAGCGCCTTCCTATCAGCATTTTTTACCCTGGTCGGTACCCACGGCCTACACGTCGCTACAGGCTTGCTATGGATGCTGGTGCTCGTGATCCAGATTGTTAAAAACGGGCTGACCGCACGCAACAGTACTCGCTTGGCATGTTTGAGCCTGTTCTGGCACTTCCTGGATATCATCTGGATCGGTGTCTTTACCATCGTCTATCTGCTAGGAGCGCTGTAA
- the cyoD gene encoding cytochrome o ubiquinol oxidase subunit IV has protein sequence MSHHPDHSSEHATPSNSTHLKPYLIGFVLAVILTAIPFAIVMNGVFSKGMTVTVISVLAAAQMLVHLVYFLHMDRSQEQRSNVQVALFSVLIIGIVVIGSLWVMHNLNVHMMY, from the coding sequence ATGTCTCATCACCCCGATCACTCCAGCGAACATGCCACACCAAGCAATAGCACGCACCTGAAGCCCTACCTCATCGGCTTTGTGCTAGCAGTGATTTTGACTGCCATTCCATTCGCGATAGTGATGAATGGCGTGTTCTCTAAGGGCATGACTGTCACTGTGATTTCAGTCTTGGCGGCGGCGCAAATGCTGGTGCATCTCGTGTACTTTCTACACATGGACCGTTCACAGGAACAACGCTCTAACGTCCAAGTGGCTCTGTTCTCAGTGCTGATCATTGGCATCGTTGTCATCGGTTCACTGTGGGTGATGCACAACCTCAACGTGCACATGATGTATTGA